In Spirochaetales bacterium, a single genomic region encodes these proteins:
- a CDS encoding NAD(P)H-hydrate dehydratase → MKVSSVEQMRKLDQRAVRDYGIPEEILMENAGIAAHTVLLEETGIVEKRFAVICATGNNGGDGLVVARKLHSMGSAVRVYIAFDMKGFKGASAINFNILSQTDVPLVQCPEAAMLAEELADADVIVDALFGTGLTRNIGGRYLDIVRAINTCGKPILSLDIPSGVNGDTGNIMGEAVKADYTVTFGLPKIGNIRFPGFHHCGKLFVSHISFPPPLTRTPEIETEISVPLPLPERDENGHKGTFGDVLFIAGAASYYGAPGFASRSFLKAGGGYARLAAPASMVPHIAQAAPEVVFIPMEETDAKSIGAGNLERLLRCAAASDMVVIGPGLSLHPETAGLVRSLAEMIEVPLLVDGDGLTALAADPSIVEKRKAHTVLTPHPGEMAAISGKTVGEVLSDGVSVCRDTARKLSSYIVLKGAHSLIGAPDGRVRINMSGNSGMGTAGSGDVLTGTIAAAYTLGLPVSEAVAAGVFIHGLSGDLSAGKKGKDGITAADICDTLPAAVNRYRMEYGALMRDHYKKIYLL, encoded by the coding sequence ATGAAGGTAAGCAGTGTCGAACAAATGAGGAAACTGGATCAACGTGCCGTCAGGGACTACGGGATTCCGGAGGAGATCCTCATGGAAAACGCCGGTATCGCCGCCCACACCGTCCTGCTCGAGGAAACGGGAATCGTCGAAAAGCGTTTCGCCGTCATCTGTGCCACGGGTAATAACGGCGGCGACGGGCTTGTCGTCGCACGCAAACTCCATTCAATGGGAAGCGCGGTCCGCGTATATATAGCCTTTGACATGAAAGGCTTCAAAGGTGCATCGGCCATAAATTTTAACATCCTCTCGCAAACGGATGTTCCGCTCGTCCAATGCCCTGAAGCCGCGATGCTGGCCGAAGAACTCGCCGATGCCGATGTTATCGTGGACGCCCTTTTTGGAACGGGCCTTACGCGGAACATCGGGGGGCGCTATCTCGATATCGTGCGGGCAATCAATACATGCGGCAAACCGATACTGAGTCTCGATATTCCTTCCGGCGTCAACGGCGATACCGGAAACATCATGGGTGAAGCGGTGAAAGCTGATTACACGGTGACATTCGGCCTGCCGAAAATCGGAAATATACGTTTTCCGGGTTTTCACCATTGCGGCAAGCTGTTTGTTTCCCATATCTCGTTTCCGCCCCCCCTCACTCGAACGCCCGAGATCGAGACTGAAATTTCGGTTCCCCTTCCGCTGCCCGAACGCGATGAAAACGGGCACAAGGGAACGTTCGGGGATGTCCTTTTCATCGCCGGCGCCGCCTCCTACTACGGCGCGCCGGGTTTCGCGTCGCGGTCTTTTCTCAAGGCGGGCGGCGGTTATGCGAGACTCGCGGCCCCCGCGTCGATGGTTCCCCATATCGCCCAGGCGGCGCCGGAAGTCGTTTTCATACCCATGGAGGAGACCGATGCGAAAAGTATCGGCGCGGGCAATCTCGAAAGGCTGCTTCGGTGTGCCGCGGCCTCCGATATGGTGGTCATTGGTCCCGGCCTGTCGCTGCATCCCGAAACGGCCGGACTGGTGCGAAGCCTGGCGGAAATGATCGAGGTTCCGCTGCTCGTCGACGGTGACGGGCTTACGGCCCTCGCCGCCGACCCGTCGATCGTCGAAAAACGGAAGGCCCATACCGTCCTTACGCCGCATCCCGGTGAAATGGCTGCCATCAGCGGAAAAACGGTCGGGGAAGTCCTTTCGGACGGCGTCAGTGTCTGCCGGGATACGGCCCGAAAGCTTTCGTCGTATATCGTTCTCAAGGGAGCCCATTCTTTGATCGGTGCGCCGGACGGGCGGGTGAGAATCAACATGAGCGGCAACTCCGGCATGGGAACGGCGGGTTCGGGTGATGTTTTAACGGGAACTATCGCGGCCGCCTATACCCTGGGACTGCCGGTTTCCGAAGCCGTTGCGGCCGGTGTTTTCATACACGGCCTTTCGGGGGATCTATCCGCGGGTAAAAAGGGCAAAGACGGTATCACGGCTGCGGATATTTGCGATACCCTTCCCGCCGCCGTAAACCGCTACCGCATGGAGTATGGAGCATTGATGAGGGATCACTATAAAAAGATTTATCTTTTATAA
- a CDS encoding cofactor-independent phosphoglycerate mutase codes for MKYVIVIADGAADVPLDDLGGKTPLETARIPYTDELVANGIIGCVRTVPPGMQPGSDVAIMSLLGNDPAACYSGRAPIEAVARGITLGQSEWAFRCNLVTIIDNVMIDHSSDNISSEEAAILIGEVNRRFGSETLAFYSGVSYRNLMTYKGDFDGVTTPPHDILDKEISPYLPQGRGADLLQSMIRESQVFLPDHEVNRNRKKANKHPATSLWFWGEGTPPVFESFKKKYGLSGAIIAAVDLVRGIGILMGWDVIDVPGATGYFDTSYEGKGSHAIDALEDYEVVCVHIEAPDEAGHAGLPHEKIRAIEAIDTHIVGPIVHHLQSGGLPWRMLLMPDHPTPSTIRTHTADPVPFVIGGSDIEPNGRTSFTEQEAAIRGFMVEKGHTLMDFFLSPRPKLL; via the coding sequence ATGAAATATGTGATCGTCATCGCCGATGGCGCCGCTGACGTGCCCCTCGATGACCTCGGCGGGAAAACCCCCCTCGAGACGGCCCGTATACCGTATACGGACGAACTCGTCGCGAATGGTATTATCGGCTGCGTTCGAACCGTGCCGCCCGGAATGCAGCCCGGATCCGATGTCGCCATCATGTCCCTTCTCGGCAATGATCCTGCCGCCTGTTACAGCGGCAGGGCCCCCATCGAAGCGGTCGCGAGGGGAATCACCCTCGGACAATCCGAGTGGGCCTTTCGCTGCAACCTCGTGACCATCATCGACAATGTCATGATCGATCACTCGAGCGACAACATATCCTCCGAAGAAGCGGCAATACTGATCGGGGAAGTGAACCGGCGGTTCGGATCGGAAACACTCGCCTTTTACAGCGGCGTCAGCTACAGAAACCTCATGACCTACAAAGGCGATTTCGACGGGGTTACAACGCCGCCGCATGATATCCTCGACAAAGAGATATCGCCGTACCTCCCGCAAGGCAGGGGGGCGGATCTGCTGCAATCAATGATACGCGAATCACAGGTCTTTCTTCCCGATCATGAGGTCAATCGCAACCGGAAAAAGGCAAACAAGCATCCCGCCACGAGTCTCTGGTTTTGGGGGGAAGGAACTCCGCCCGTTTTTGAATCCTTCAAGAAAAAATACGGGCTAAGCGGAGCGATCATCGCCGCGGTCGATCTCGTCAGAGGAATCGGCATACTGATGGGATGGGACGTCATCGACGTGCCGGGGGCGACCGGTTACTTCGACACCAGCTATGAGGGAAAAGGCTCCCACGCGATCGATGCGCTTGAGGATTACGAGGTTGTCTGCGTCCATATCGAGGCCCCCGATGAAGCGGGTCATGCCGGTCTTCCGCACGAGAAAATCAGGGCGATCGAAGCGATCGACACCCATATTGTCGGTCCGATCGTACACCATCTGCAAAGCGGAGGGCTTCCGTGGCGGATGCTGCTCATGCCGGATCATCCCACGCCGAGTACCATCCGGACGCATACCGCAGACCCGGTGCCCTTTGTTATCGGAGGAAGCGATATTGAACCGAATGGAAGAACTTCGTTTACCGAACAGGAAGCCGCGATTCGTGGTTTCATGGTCGAAAAGGGCCATACACTGATGGATTTCTTTCTCTCACCGCGTCCGAAACTGCTTTAG
- a CDS encoding NAD-dependent deacylase, whose protein sequence is MEKENLKAAVHLIKKAGKIVAFTGAGISVESGIPPFRGEKGLWNTYNPDYFHIDYFKSNPEDSWRLVKKLFYEFYGKVKPNAAHSALAAMENRGLLHAVITQNIDNLHQEAGSRIVIDFHGNLRHVVCTKCRKRTRFADVDPAQPVPECPACGGIVKPDIVFFGEPISPGVQRESFRQAEEADVLLVIGTTGEVMPASMIVSFAKENGADIIEINTTPSMFTHSLTDIFLQGKAAGQMTNLCDTLGVSL, encoded by the coding sequence ATGGAAAAAGAAAACCTGAAAGCCGCGGTGCACCTCATCAAAAAAGCTGGAAAAATCGTCGCTTTTACCGGGGCCGGTATTTCAGTTGAAAGCGGCATCCCCCCGTTCAGGGGTGAAAAAGGATTGTGGAATACTTACAATCCCGACTATTTTCATATCGATTATTTCAAGTCCAATCCCGAAGATTCGTGGCGGCTCGTCAAAAAACTCTTTTACGAGTTTTACGGCAAAGTGAAACCGAATGCCGCCCACAGCGCCCTAGCCGCCATGGAGAACCGCGGTCTGCTTCATGCGGTGATTACACAAAACATCGACAACCTTCATCAGGAAGCGGGCTCCCGTATCGTGATCGATTTTCACGGCAACCTGCGGCACGTCGTTTGTACGAAGTGCCGCAAAAGGACTCGATTTGCCGATGTCGATCCCGCGCAACCGGTCCCCGAATGCCCTGCATGCGGGGGTATAGTTAAGCCCGATATCGTCTTTTTCGGCGAACCGATATCACCCGGCGTCCAGCGGGAATCTTTCAGACAGGCGGAAGAAGCGGATGTTCTGCTTGTGATCGGGACCACGGGGGAGGTGATGCCTGCTTCGATGATCGTCTCCTTCGCGAAGGAGAATGGGGCCGACATCATCGAAATCAACACCACCCCTTCAATGTTCACTCACTCGCTTACCGATATTTTTCTGCAGGGAAAAGCGGCCGGCCAAATGACGAACCTTTGCGATACGCTCGGTGTTTCTCTCTGA
- a CDS encoding PilZ domain-containing protein, giving the protein MGDMRTFPRLSLASDIEYNRISSEKVTGDAQGGVSKTKDISKGGICLITSEPLHKGDILHLKLRLQGIDTVIEAIGKVVWTESFEIGNQKGYDNGIEFIKIPDEFRKIIERFVNDMFPD; this is encoded by the coding sequence ATGGGAGACATGCGAACATTTCCAAGACTCAGTCTTGCATCAGATATCGAATATAACAGGATAAGCAGCGAAAAAGTGACGGGCGACGCACAGGGGGGGGTGTCGAAAACAAAGGATATCAGTAAAGGCGGTATCTGTCTTATCACCAGTGAACCCCTCCATAAAGGGGATATTTTACACCTGAAATTACGGTTGCAGGGGATCGATACGGTTATCGAAGCGATCGGGAAGGTCGTCTGGACGGAATCCTTTGAAATCGGAAATCAGAAGGGGTATGATAACGGGATCGAGTTCATTAAAATTCCTGACGAGTTCCGGAAAATAATCGAAAGATTCGTCAACGATATGTTCCCCGATTAG
- a CDS encoding Na/Pi cotransporter family protein, with translation MDVIVKIFNIAGSLAVFLYGMKIMSDGIQKVAGERLQSILNFMTRNRFAAVLTGFLITSIIQSSSATTVMVVSFVNASLLSLTQAIGVIMGANIGTTVTGWIVSIFGFKFDITCIALPVVGIGFPFFFSKVPGRRDFGEVLVGFGLLFLGLMFLKNSVPPIKEHTEVFEFVRNFEDMGPVSLLLFVLLGTMVTVIVQSSSAAMAITIAMAFAGWIQFPSAAAIVLGENIGTTITAYLASLNTNVAARRAARAHFLFNVIGVVWMLVVFKWFIKLVYVIMPADPADAAQIPVHLSLFHTMFNLTNTFVFIWFIPLFARLVEKLVRPGKRDIQAAGYRLNYFKSPLQDTPELNIIEAKQEVSKMADVTGGMFDIFCEVFNNPDKKMRQLVERVKEMEELTDQMQEQISAYLAELARENLTEKSSQNVTSMLRITHELESIGDSCYNLMILAQRRYDKKYVLNKRALEEIGTFSGYVKAFIAFYREHLNRHLSSYDLDRAYELEDMIDSMRDKLKRNARKRLQSGSNVKPELLFIDIVRHFEQIGDYSLNISQALRQIR, from the coding sequence ATGGATGTCATTGTAAAGATATTCAATATCGCGGGAAGCCTCGCCGTCTTTCTCTACGGCATGAAGATCATGAGTGACGGTATTCAGAAAGTCGCGGGAGAACGTCTCCAGTCGATCCTCAATTTCATGACGAGAAACCGATTTGCCGCCGTACTTACCGGTTTTCTTATCACATCGATTATCCAGTCCTCATCGGCGACAACCGTCATGGTGGTGAGTTTCGTGAACGCGAGCCTGCTTTCACTCACGCAGGCAATCGGTGTGATCATGGGCGCCAATATCGGGACGACGGTGACCGGGTGGATCGTCTCCATATTCGGGTTCAAGTTCGATATCACCTGTATCGCCCTGCCGGTCGTCGGGATCGGGTTCCCCTTTTTCTTTTCAAAAGTACCCGGAAGGAGGGATTTCGGCGAGGTGCTGGTCGGCTTCGGACTGCTTTTCCTTGGCCTCATGTTTCTGAAAAACTCCGTCCCGCCGATCAAGGAGCATACGGAAGTATTCGAGTTCGTGAGAAATTTCGAAGATATGGGACCCGTTTCCCTTCTCCTGTTCGTCCTTCTCGGGACAATGGTCACGGTTATCGTCCAGTCCTCGAGCGCGGCAATGGCAATCACGATCGCAATGGCTTTTGCGGGGTGGATACAGTTCCCGTCGGCCGCGGCGATCGTGCTCGGAGAAAACATCGGGACCACGATCACCGCGTACCTCGCCTCGCTCAATACGAATGTAGCGGCCCGGAGGGCGGCGCGGGCCCACTTTCTCTTCAATGTGATCGGTGTCGTCTGGATGCTTGTCGTATTTAAATGGTTCATCAAACTTGTCTATGTGATTATGCCGGCCGATCCTGCGGATGCCGCCCAGATTCCCGTCCATCTTTCGCTTTTCCATACCATGTTCAACCTTACCAATACCTTTGTCTTTATCTGGTTTATCCCGCTGTTCGCCCGGCTTGTCGAGAAGCTTGTCCGACCGGGAAAACGGGACATACAGGCTGCCGGGTACAGGTTGAATTATTTCAAGTCCCCCCTCCAGGATACCCCGGAACTGAATATCATCGAGGCGAAACAGGAAGTGAGTAAAATGGCGGATGTGACCGGCGGGATGTTCGATATATTCTGCGAGGTCTTCAATAACCCGGACAAAAAGATGCGGCAGCTCGTCGAACGGGTAAAGGAGATGGAGGAATTGACGGACCAGATGCAGGAGCAGATATCGGCGTATCTGGCGGAACTCGCGCGTGAAAACCTGACGGAAAAAAGTTCGCAGAACGTCACCTCGATGCTCCGCATTACCCATGAACTCGAAAGCATCGGGGACTCGTGTTATAATCTCATGATTCTGGCGCAGCGCCGTTATGACAAGAAATACGTACTCAATAAAAGGGCCCTTGAAGAAATCGGTACCTTTTCGGGATATGTGAAAGCATTCATCGCCTTTTACCGGGAACACCTCAACCGGCATTTGAGTAGTTACGACCTCGACAGGGCATACGAGCTCGAGGATATGATCGATTCCATGCGCGACAAATTGAAGAGAAACGCGCGAAAACGGCTTCAATCCGGTTCGAACGTGAAGCCGGAACTCCTCTTTATCGATATCGTGCGCCACTTCGAACAGATCGGGGATTATTCCCTCAACATTTCCCAGGCGTTGCGGCAGATCCGGTAG
- a CDS encoding SPASM domain-containing protein, with translation MNGEIPYVLSEHTIIGKIRDASDYYLINLLTGGAAIVPEETALSISKGNFQNQEDLLVRKGFLLNKEDEKIMFINAYLDFSKRQSSSRMDLFLIPWYTDGAGLPIKGKDEKMKADEPIRPEVVDAFFRLVDSRYRNRKKRIVICGGEPFLTGDTYESIIDDIMTGSAERGIKVSFSTNGLTLSEYPIRLEPGATDEIHILFDMEGAFAKEGGKTPDIRSSTGIPGLPEKTASGIDEVLSRGIPLCLDIRCRRQDLKGLHTLAAFTFERGWTENEFFRARLGNRRHIFYCPSENEIISSDESFLSALYETVIDYPEILELLQPFRGISYELLQKKELPPPSFDACPAIISSLTCDHTGKLFLCPLAAIESKSDIGRYYPEESWNEAEIDRYKDRDITTITECRLCSYRLACGGGCPLNARTGHGNPADSDCRPVAVSLDAGMSLYFEKKVISS, from the coding sequence ATGAATGGAGAAATCCCTTACGTTCTTTCCGAGCATACCATAATAGGAAAAATCAGGGACGCTTCCGATTATTACCTGATCAATCTCCTTACCGGCGGCGCCGCCATCGTTCCCGAGGAAACGGCGCTTTCTATATCAAAAGGAAATTTTCAAAATCAGGAGGATCTGCTGGTCCGCAAAGGTTTTCTTTTAAACAAAGAAGATGAAAAAATAATGTTCATCAACGCCTATCTCGACTTCTCGAAAAGACAATCGTCTTCACGGATGGATCTCTTTCTTATACCGTGGTATACGGACGGGGCCGGTTTGCCGATCAAGGGTAAGGATGAAAAAATGAAAGCGGACGAACCCATCCGGCCCGAGGTCGTCGATGCCTTCTTTCGCCTTGTCGATTCCCGATACAGAAACAGGAAAAAGAGAATCGTAATCTGCGGCGGGGAGCCCTTCCTCACCGGCGACACATACGAAAGCATTATCGATGATATTATGACCGGCTCCGCAGAAAGGGGTATCAAGGTTTCCTTCTCGACAAACGGCCTTACTCTTTCCGAATACCCGATAAGACTGGAGCCCGGTGCAACGGATGAAATTCACATCCTGTTCGATATGGAAGGCGCGTTCGCGAAGGAGGGAGGTAAAACACCGGACATCCGCAGTTCGACTGGAATCCCCGGTCTTCCGGAAAAAACGGCAAGCGGTATCGATGAAGTCCTTTCCCGCGGCATCCCGCTCTGCCTCGACATACGGTGCCGGAGACAGGACCTGAAAGGACTGCATACCCTTGCCGCCTTTACGTTCGAGCGGGGCTGGACGGAAAATGAATTTTTTCGCGCCAGGCTTGGAAACCGGCGGCATATTTTTTATTGCCCCTCGGAAAATGAAATCATCTCAAGCGATGAATCATTCCTCTCCGCCCTTTACGAGACGGTAATCGATTACCCGGAAATACTCGAACTCTTGCAACCTTTCCGCGGTATTTCGTACGAACTTCTTCAAAAGAAGGAACTCCCCCCTCCCTCCTTTGATGCATGCCCTGCAATCATATCGTCTTTGACATGCGATCATACGGGAAAGCTTTTTTTGTGTCCCCTTGCCGCAATTGAGTCGAAAAGCGATATCGGCAGATATTATCCGGAGGAATCGTGGAATGAAGCGGAGATCGACCGTTATAAGGACCGGGATATCACAACGATAACGGAATGCCGCCTTTGCAGCTATCGACTCGCCTGCGGGGGCGGTTGTCCGCTTAACGCGCGGACGGGACACGGGAACCCGGCCGACTCCGATTGCCGGCCCGTTGCGGTGTCGTTGGACGCGGGCATGTCGCTTTATTTCGAGAAAAAAGTGATATCCAGTTAG